Proteins found in one Onychomys torridus chromosome 21, mOncTor1.1, whole genome shotgun sequence genomic segment:
- the Apc2 gene encoding adenomatous polyposis coli protein 2 isoform X5: MNGGRWGSRARTQSLGTTLALQELKMASSMASYEQLVRQVEALKAENTHLRQELRDNSSHLSKLETETSGMKEVLKHLQGKLEQEARVLVSSGQTEVLEQLKALQTDISSLYNLKFQPPALGPEPAARTPEGSPVHGAGPSKDSFGELSRATIRLLEELDQERCFLLSEIEKEEKEKLWYYSQLQGLSKRLDELPHVDTFSMQMDLIRQQLEFEAQHIRSLMEERFGTSDEMVQRAQIRASRLEQIDKELLEAQDRVQQTEPQALLAVKPVAVEEEQEPEVPTNPEDGTPQPGNSKVEVVFWLLSMLATRDQEDTARTLLAMSSSPESCVAMRRSGCLPLLLQILHGAEAGAGGRAGTPGAPGAKDARMRANAALHNIVFSQPDQGLARKEMRVLHVLEQIRAYCETCWDWLQARDSGTEGAAGGAPVPIEPQICQATCAVMKLSFDEEYRRAMNELGGLQAVAELLQVDYEMHKMTRDPLNLALRRYAGMTLTNLTFGDVANKATLCARRGCMEAIVAQLASESEELHQVVSSILRNLSWRADISSKKVLREVGSMTALMECVLRASKESTLKSVLSALWNLSAHSTENKAAICQVDGALGFLVSTLTYRCQGNSLAVIESGGGILRNVSSLIATREDYRQVLRDHNCLQTLLQHLTSHSLTIVSNACGTLWNLSARSPRDQELLWDLGAVGMLRNLVHSKHKMIAMGSAAALRNLLAHRPAKYQAAATAISPGTCVPSLYVRKQRALEAELDTRRLAHALGHLEKQGLPEAEGTSKKPLPPLRHLDGLVQDYASDSGCFDDDDAPSLAAAATTAEPASPAVLSMFLGGPFLQGQALARTQPARQGGLEPEKEAGGEAAVAAKAKAKLALAVARIDRLVEDISALHTSSDDSFSLSSGDPGQEAPREGRAQSCSPCRGTEGGRREASSRAHPLLRLKAAHTSLSNDSLNSGSTSDGYCPREHMQPCPLAALAEHRDDPLRGQTRPSRLDLDLPSRAELPARDTAAADARVRTIKLSPTYQHVPLLDGATGAGVRPLAGPGASPGARKQAWIPADSLSKVPEKLVSSPLPAASKVLQKLVAQEGPMSLSRCSSLSSLSSTGHAGPSQAENLDDSDSSLEGLEEAGPGEAELDGAWRASGSTSLPVSIPAPHRGRSRGLGVEDATPSSSSENCIQETPLVLSRCSSVSSLGSFESRSIASSIPSDPCSGLGSGTVSPSELPDSPGQTMPPSRSKTPPAPPGQPETSQFSLQWESYVKRFLDIADCRERCQPPSELDAGSVRFTVEKPDENFSCASSLSALALHELYVQQDVELRLRPPACPERAGGGGGHRRRDEAAGRLDGAAPPAGSRARSAADKELEVLRECLGAAMPARLRKVVSALVPGRRALPVPVYMLVPAPAPDDDSGTDSAEGTPVNFSSAASLSDETLQGPSRDKPGGPGERQKPTGRAAPARQTRGHRPKAASAGKSAEHTRGAGRNRAGLELPLSRPQSARSNRDGACQPRPRGDGALQSLCLTTPTEEAVYCFYDSEEEPPATAPPPRLPSAIPRALKREKPTGRKEIPSRASQTATPTVRAQPRLIVDETPPCYSSASSLSEPEAPAQPASHHRGREQATCKDPGPGSKQDSSPSPRAEEELLQRCISLALPRRRTQVPGSRRRKTRAARADTRPTEVPRKCREEVPGSDPASDLDSVEWQAIQEGANSIVTWLHQAAAKASLEASSESESLLSLVSGLSTGSTSQPSKPRKARKSGAEAGGVWRPEKRGVTSTKISGSPRFPSGPEKAKGTQKMVAGQPAMLRGRTVIYTASPASRAQSKGVSGTCTTPKKMGTSGTTRPETATKTLSPGQQRSRSLHRPGKISELAAFSHPPRSATPPARLAKTPSSSSSQTSPASQPLPRRSPLATPTAGPLPGPGGSPVPKSPARALLAKQHKTQKSPVRIPFMQRPAKRGPPPLARPSPESGPRGRAGTEGVAGVRGGRLGLVRMASARSSGSESSDRSGFRRQLTFIKESPGLLRRRRSELSSADSTASTSQAASPHRGRPALPAVFLCSSRCDELRASPRQPLAPPRSPQAKPGLAPRAPRRTSSESPCRLPVRAPPGRPETVKRYASLPHISVARRPDSAVSVPTTHANTTRRGSDGETRPLPRVAAPGTTWRRIKDEDVPHILRSTLPATALPLRGPSPEDSPAGTPQRKTSDAVVQTEDVATSKTNSSTSPSLESRDPPQAPASGPAGPLGSDVDGPDLTKPPASMPFTHEGLSVVMGGFPTSRHGSPSRAARVPPFNYVPSPMAVAAATSDSAVEKGPVTSPASLLE; encoded by the exons TTCTCGATGCAGATGGATCTGATCCGGCAGCAGCTGGAGTTCGAGGCCCAGCACATCCGCTCGCTGATGGAGGAGCGCTTTGGCACCTCGGACGAGATGGTGCAGCGCGCGCAG ATCCGAGCTTCGCGCCTGGAGCAGATTGACAAGGAGCTGTTGGAGGCCCAGGACCGGGTGCAGCAGACAGAGCCCCAG GCTCTGCTGGCGGTGAAGCCCGTGgcagtggaggaggagcaggagccgGAAGTTCCCACGAACCCCGAGGATGGCACCCCTCAGCCCGGCAACAGCAAG GTGGAGGTGGTCTTCTGGCTCCTGTCCATGTTGGCGACACGCGACCAGGAAGATACAGCGCGCACGCTGCTGGCCATGTCCAGCTCTCCCGAGAGCTGCGTAGCCATGCGCCGCTCGGGCTGTCTGCCGCTGTTGCTCCAGATCCTTCACGGCGCCGAGGCCGGGGCTGGGGGGCGTGCGGGGACCCCTGGGGCCCCTGGGGCCAAAGATGCGCGCATGCGCGCCAACGCGGCCCTGCACAACATCGTCTTCTCCCAGCCGGATCAGGGCCTGGCGCGCAAGGAGATGCGTGTGCTGCACGTGCTGGAGCAGATCCGCGCCTACTGTGAGACCTGCTGGGACTGGCTGCAGGCGCGCGACAGCGGGACCGAGGGTGCTGCAGGAGGCG CCCCTGTCCCCATCGAGCCGCAGATCTGCCAGGCTACCTGTGCCGTGATGAAGCTGTCCTTTGATGAGGAATACCGCCGGGCTATGAACGAACTGG GGGGGCTGCAGGCTGTGGCGGAGCTACTGCAAGTGGATTACGAGATGCACAAAATGACCCGGGACCCGCTCAACCTCGCCCTGCGCCGATACGCTGGCATGACCCTCACCAACCTCACCTTTGGAGATGTTGCCAACAAG GCCACCCTGTGTGCGCGCCGAGGCTGCATGGAAGCCATCGTGGCCCAGCTGGCCTCTGAGAGCGAGGAGCTGCATCAG GTCGTGTCCAGTATCCTGCGGAATCTGTCCTGGCGGGCTGACATCAGCAGCAAGAAGGTGCTGAGGGAAGTCGGGAGCATGACCGCCCTCATGGAGTGCGTGCTGCGGGCCTCCAAG GAGTCCACCCTGAAGAGCGTGCTCAGTGCTCTGTGGAACCTGTCTGCACACAGCACAGAGAACAAAGCAGCCATTTGCCAGGTAGACGGTGCACTGGGGTTCCTGGTGAGCACCCTCACCTATCGCTGCCAAGGGAACTCCCTGGCGGTCATCGAGAGTGGTGGCGGGATCCTGCGCAATGTGTCAAGCCTCATCGCCACCCGAGAGGACTACAG GCAGGTGCTCCGTGACCACAACTGCCTGCAAACGCTGCTGCAGCACCTCACGTCCCACAGCCTGACCATTGTGAGCAACGCCTGCGGCACGCTCTGGAACCTGTCCGCCCGCAGCCCCCGGGACCAGGAACTGCTGTGGGACCTAGGGGCTGTGGGCATGCTGCGTAACCTCGTCCACTCCAAACACAAGATGATCGCCATGGGTAGTGCCGCAGCCCTACGGAACCTGCTGGCCCACCGACCCGCCAAGTACCAGGCAGCGGCCACGGCCATCTCCCCGGGCACCTGCGTGCCCAGCCTGTACGTCCGAAAGCAGAGGGCTCTGGAAGCTGAGTTGGACACCCGGCGCCTGGCGCATGCGCTCGGCCACCTGGAGAAGCAGGGTCTGCCTGAGGCAGAGGGCACTTCAAAGAAGCCCCTGCCGCCCCTCCGCCACCTAGACGGGCTGGTGCAGGACTATGCCTCTGACTCTGGCTGCTTTGACGATGATGACGCACCATCCCTGGCTGCTGCAGCCACCACAGCTGAGCCTGCCAGCCCGGCAGTACTGTCTATGTTCCTTGGCGGTCCCTTTCTTCAGGGCCAGGCACTGGCCCGCACCCAGCCTGCCCGCCAGGGTGGCCTAGAACCCGAGAAGGAGGCTGGCGGggaggcagctgtggctgccaAAGCTAAAGCCAAGCTGGCGTTGGCCGTAGCTCGGATCGACCGACTGGTGGAGGACATCTCTGCCCTGCACACCTCCTCAGATGACAGCTTCAGTCTCAGCTCGGGGGACCCCGGGCAGGAGGCACCAAGGGAGGGTCGTGCCCAGTCCTGCTCTCCCTGCCGGGGCACTGAGGGTGGGCGGCGTGAGGCCAGCAGCCGGGCACACCCTCTGCTGAGGCTCAAGGCAGCCCACACCAGCCTCTCCAACGACAGCCTGAACAGTGGTAGCACAAGTGACGGCTATTGTCCCCGGGAACACATGCAGCCCTGCCCGCTGGCTGCATTGGCAGAGCACCGTGACGACCCTTTGCGCGGGCAGACTCGGCCCAGCCGGCTGGACCTGGACCTGCCCAGCCGGGCTGAACTGCCTGCCCGGGACACGGCAGCCGCCGATGCCCGCGTGCGTACCATCAAGCTATCCCCAACCTATCAGCATGTGCCACTGCTCGATGGTGCCACTGGGGCGGGTGTCAGACCCCTCGCTGGACCCGGGGCCTCCCCAGGGGCTCGGAAACAGGCATGGATACCTGCAGATAGCCTGAGCAAAGTCCCCGAGAAACTGGTGTCCTCCCCGCTGCCTGCGGCTAGCAAGGTGCTGCAGAAACTGGTGGCCCAAGAGGGGCCGATGTCCCTGTCCCGGTGCAGCTCACTGTCGTCTCTGTCTTCCACTGGCCATGCTGGCCCTAGCCAGGCTGAAAACCTCGACGACAGTGATTCGTccctggaggggctggaggaggctgGCCCCGGGGAGGCGGAGCTGGACGGGGCGTGGCGAGCGTCTGGGTCCACCTCTTTGCCGGTGTCCATCCCAGCCCCCCACCGGGGCCGCAGTAGAGGTCTGGGGGTGGAGGATGCAACACCGTCTAGTTCATCTGAGAACTGCATCCAGGAGACGCCCTTGGTCCTGAGCCGCTGTAGTTCTGTGAGCTCTCTGGGCAGCTTTGAGAGCCGCTCCATTGCCAGCTCCATCCCCAGTGACCCGTGCAGTGGGCTGGGCAGTGGCACAGTGAGTCCCAGTGAGCTGCCCGACAGCCCCGGGCAGACGATGCCCCCGAGCCGCAGCAAGACGCCGCCAGCGCCCCCCGGCCAGCCTGAGACCAGCCAGTTCAGCCTGCAGTGGGAGAGCTACGTGAAGCGCTTCCTCGACATCGCAGATTGTCGGGAGCGGTGCCAGCCGCCCTCCGAGCTGGACGCGGGCAGCGTGCGATTCACAGTGGAGAAGCCGGATGAGAACTTCTCCTGCGCCTCCAGCCTCAGCGCGCTGGCCCTGCACGAGCTCTACGTTCAGCAGGATGTGGAGCTGCGCCTGAGGCCCCCAGCCTGCCCAGAACGCGCAGGCGGTGGCGGGGGACACCGTCGGAGGGATGAGGCCGCCGGCCGCCTGGATGGCGCAGCGCCGCCGGCCGGTTCTAGGGCTCGGTCAGCAGCTGATAAAGAACTGGAGGTGCTGCGTGAATGTCTGGGGGCAGCCATGCCCGCCCGGCTCCGCAAGGTGGTCTCTGCATTGGTGCCTGGCCGCCGAGCACTGCCGGTCCCCGTGTACATGTTAGTGCCCGCCCCGGCTCCGGACGATGACTCTGGCACCGACTCTGCGGAGGGCACGCCTGTCAACTTCTCCAGTGCTGCATCGCTCAGTGATGAGACCTTACAGGGACCCTCCAGGGACAAGCCGGGAGGGCCGGGAGAAAGGCAGAAACCCACAGGCCGAGCTGCCCCTGCCAGGCAGACCCGTGGGCACCGACCCAAGGCAGCTAGCGCTGGTAAGAGTGCAGAGCACACCCGGGGGGCCGGTAGGAACCGGGCTGGACTGGAATTACCCCTTAGCCGGCCCCAGAGTGCTCGATCCAACAGGGATGGCGCGTGCCAGCCCCGGCCCCGAGGAGACGGGGCTCTGCAGTCGCTATGCCTCACAACGCCCACGGAGGAAGCCGTGTATTGCTTCTATGACTCTGAGGAGGAGCCGCCAGCCACCGCACCACCACCCCGGCTGCCGTCTGCCATCCCACGGGCTCTTAAGCGTGAGAAAcctacaggaaggaaggagatccCATCCAGGGCGTCACAGACTGCCACACCAACCGTGAGGGCCCAGCCCAGACTGATCGTGGATGAGACCCCACCCTGCTATTCTTCGGCTAGCTCCCTGAGCGAGCCCGAGGCCCctgcacagccagccagccaccaccgAGGCCGGGAGCAGGCAACCTGCAAGGACCCAGGCCCCGGCAGTAAACAGGACAGCTCTCCAAGCCCGAGAGCAGAGGAGGAACTACTGCAGAGGTGTATCAGCCTAGCTCTGCCCAGGCGCAGGACCCAGGTTCCTGGATCACGGCGTCGCAAGACCAGAGCTGCCCGGGCCGACACGCGGCCCACAGAGGTACCCCGGAAATGCCGTGAGGAGGTGCCTGGCTCTGATCCAGCCTCCGACTTAGACAGTGTTGAGTGGCAGGCCATCCAAGAGGGTGCGAACTCCATCGTCACTTGGCTGCACCAGGCGgcagccaaggctagcctggaggCATCTTCTGAGTCCGAGTCCCTCTTGTCTCTGGTGTCCGGGCTGTCCACAGGCTCCACTTCACAGCCCTCCAAACCCAGGAAAGCACGAAAGtctggggctgaggctgggggtGTCTGGCGTCCAGAGAAACGGGGTGTAACTTCCACCAAGATCAGTGGGAGTCCACGGTTTCCTAGTGGCCCCGAGAAGGCAAAGGGTACCCAGAAAATGGTGGCAGGGCAGCCAGCCATGCTCCGGGGACGGACAGTTATCTACACAGCCAGCCCAGCCTCCCGGGCTCAGTCCAAAGGAGTTTCTGGCACTTGTACCACACCTAAGAAGATGGGGACATCTGGTACTACTCGGCCAGAAACTGCCACCAAAACCCTCAGCCCTGGGCAACAGCGTTCACGGAGCCTCCACCGGCCAGGTAAGATCTCGGAGCTAGCAGCCTTCAGTCATCCGCCCAGGAGTGCAACCCCTCCAGCCCGCCTTGCCAAGACTCCATCCTCAAGCTCCTCACAAACTTCGCCAGCGTCCCAGCCCCTGCCTAGGAGGTCCCCTCTGGCCACTCCAACTGCTGGGCCTCTGCCTGGCCCTGGAGGGTCCCCGGTGCCCAAGTCACCAGCCCGGGCCCTTCTGGCTAAGCAACACAAGACCCAGAAGTCACCAGTGCGGATCCCGTTCATGCAAAGGCCAGCCAAGAGAGggccaccaccactggccagaCCGTCCCCAGAGTCTGGACCCAGGGGCAGAGCTGGGACTGAGGGGGTTGCCGGGGTGCGTGGTGGCCGCCTGGGCCTAGTGCGTATGGCATCAGCCCGCTCCAGTGGCAGTGAGTCCTCGGACCGCTCAGGCTTCCGCAGGCAGCTGACCTTCATCAAGGAATCCCCGGGTCTCCTGCGTCGCCGCAGGTCGGAGCTGTCCTCTGCGGACTCCacggcctccacctcccaggccGCTTCGCCCCACCGTGGACGGCCTGCACTCCCTGCTGTCTTCCTCTGTTCCTCTCGCTGTGATGAGTTGCGAGCGTCTCCACGGCAGCCCCTGGCGCCACCGAGGTCCCCACAGGCCAAGCCAGGCCTTGCTCCACGAGCGCCCAGGCGCACCAGCTCCGAGAGCCCCTGTCGCCTGCCCGTGCGGGCACCTCCGGGGCGGCCAGAGACAGTCAAGCGGTACGCGTCGCTGCCACACATCAGCGTAGCACGCAGGCCAGACAGTGCCGTCTCTGTGCCCACCACCCATGCTAATACCACTCGCCGGGGAAGTGATGGAGAGACCAGGCCACTGCCCAGGGTGGCTGCGCCAGGCACCACCTGGCGTCGTATCAAAGATGAAGATGTCCCCCACATCCTGCGTAGCACGCTGCCTGCCACTGCTCTGCCTCTCAGGGGTCCATCACCCGAGGACAGCCCTGCTGGGACTCCACAACGCAAGACCAGTGACGCAGTGGTACAGACAGAGGATGTGGCCACCTCTAAGACCAACTCCAGCACATCACCCAGCCTGGAGAGCAGGGACCCCCCACAGGCCCCGGCCAGCGGCCCCGCTGGTCCACTGGGCAGCGATGTGGATGGGCCAGACCTCACCAAGCCACCTGCCTCGATGCCCTTCACCCATGAGGGCCTGAGTGTCGTCATGGGGGGCTTTCCCACCAGCAGGCATGGCTCCCCCAGCAGGGCTGCACGGGTTCCTCCCTTCAACTACGTACCCAGCCCTATGGCGGTGGCCGCGGCCACCAGTGACTCTGCAGTGGAGAAAGGCCCTGTCACCTCTCCAGCCAGCCTCCTGGAGTAG